In Sparus aurata chromosome 2, fSpaAur1.1, whole genome shotgun sequence, a single genomic region encodes these proteins:
- the LOC115597188 gene encoding claudin-4-like, with amino-acid sequence MASMGMQMAGCALALFGWIGVLIVCGSPMWRVTAFIGNNIVTSQTMWEGLWMSCVVQSTGQMQCKVYDSMLALSTDLQAARALMVVSIITGIAGLLVAFAGGKCTNFIPEERAKARASVAAGVVLIICGLLCLIPVSWTASIIIRNFYNPQLIDAQKRELGASLYIGWGAGGLLILGGALLCASCPPKEDEAPSVKYLINKAGGNSKVDSFRSSTPTKTYI; translated from the coding sequence ATGGCTTCCATGGGGATGCAGATGGCCGGCTGCGCCCTGGCTCTTTTCGGCTGGATCGGGGTGCTCATCGTCTGCGGCTCGCCCATGTGGCGGGTCACCGCCTTCATTGGCAACAACATAGTGACATCGCAGACCATGTGGGAGGGCCTCTGGATGAGCTGCGTGGTCCAGAGTACGGGCCAGATGCAGTGTAAGGTGTACGACTCCATGCTGGCTCTGAGCACTGACCTCCAGGCCGCCCGAGCTCTGATGGTGGTGTCCATCATCACGGGCATCGCGGGGCTCCTCGTCGCGTTCGCCGGTGGAAAGTGCACCAACTTCATTCCGGAGGAGAGGGCCAAGGCGAGGGCTTCAGTGGCAGCAGGTGTGGTGCTGATCATCTGTGGATTACTCTGTCTCATCCCCGTTTCCTGGACCGCCAGCATCATCATCAGGAACTTCTACAACCCTCAGCTCATAGACGCACAGAAAAGAGAACTCGGGGCCTCCCTTTACATCGGCTGGGGGGCCGGGGGACTGCTGATCTTGGGTGGAGCGCTTCTGTGTGCCAGCTGCCCCCCCAAAGAGGACGAGGCGCCTTCGGTGAAGTATCTCATAAACAAGGCTGGAGGAAACAGCAAAGTGGATTCATTCCGATCTTCCACGCCGACAAAGACGTACATTTAA
- the LOC115597180 gene encoding claudin-9-like, which translates to MERQLELAALGLALAGWLCAILTRCLALWKVSGTLDNTTATLPAYWDGVWLEWDHWDLNHDGSLHCSFYQSLLSLSGSFRTWRALIMAAVGAGAFASAIGAAGAVWFPQRGQIKVFSGSLFVLSGILLLIPTAWTCHHTSQPLEGAELLRRDWGPALYLGWISFALMLAGGVYLTTRCPTKETEVAQPAGSRGSGYPHLQDEANHPLSRINRTAFTNSQYERRSEPI; encoded by the coding sequence ATGGAACGGCAGCTGGAGCTCGCTGCCCTCGGTCTGGCCCTCGCTGGGTGGCTTTGTGCCATTCTGACACGCTGCCTGGCTCTGTGGAAGGTGAGCGGCACCCTGGACAACACCACCGCTACCCTGCCGGCCTACTGGGACGGGGTGTGGCTGGAATGGGATCACTGGGACTTGAACCACGATGGCAGCCTGCACTGCTCCTTCTACCAgtctctcttgtctctttcTGGAAGTTTTCGGACGTGGAGAGCCCTCATCATGGCGGCCGTGGGTGCTGGGGCTTTCGCGTCAGCGATCGGAGCGGCGGGAGCAGTGTGGTTCCCTCAGCGGGGTCAGATCAAAGTGTTTTCTggttctctctttgttttgtctgggaTCCTGCTGCTGATCCCCACAGCCTGGACGTGTCATCACACCAGTCAGCCACTGGAGGGGGCTGAACTGCTGAGGAGAGACTGGGGACCGGCACTGTACCTTGGATGGATCTCCTTTGCTTTGATGCTGGCTGGCGGGGTGTACCTCACCACCAGGTGCCCCACAAAGGAGACAGAGGTGGCGCAGCCTGCAGGGAGCAGAGGGAGCGGGTACCCGCATCTCCAGGATGAGGCTAATCACCCGCTGAGCAGGATCAACAGGACTGCGTTCACCAACAGCCAGTACGAGCGCAGATCAGAGCCGATCTGA
- the sbds gene encoding ribosome maturation protein SBDS has translation MSIFTPTNQIRLTNVAVVRIKKGGKRFEIACYKNKVMSWRSGAEKDLDEVLQTSSVFVNVSKGQVAKKDDLTKAFGTDDLTEICKQILAKGELQVSDKERQSQMESMFRDIATVVAEKCVNPQTKRPYTVNLIERAMKDIHYSVKTGKNTKQQALEVIRQLKETMEIQRAHMRLRLVLPAKEAKRLKEKLKPLLEVVESEDFDEELEMVCLVDPGFYREIDELIRCETRGRGSLEVLNLKDVEEGDEKF, from the exons ATGTCGATATTTACGCCAACAAATCAAATCCGGCTGACGAACGTGGCGGTGGTGCGGataaaaaaaggagggaagCGGTTTGAAATCGCCTGCTACAAGAATAAAGTCATGAGCTGGAGATCAGGAGC AGAGAAAGACCTGGATGAGGTTTTACAGACCAGCTCAGTTTTCGTTAATGTATCCAAAGGACAGGTGGCAAAGAAGGATGACTTGACCAAAGCGTTTGGGACGGATGACCTGACAGAAATCTGTAAACAG ATCTTGGCTAAAGGAGAGCTCCAGGTGTCAGACAAGGAGAGGCAGAGTCAGATGGAGTCGATGTTCAGGGACATTGCGACGGTTGTGGCAGAGAAGTGTGTCAACCCGCAGACCAAGAGGCCGTATACAGTCAACCTCATTGAGCGGGCCATGAAGGACATCCACTACTCTGTCAAGACCGGCAAGAACACCAAACAGCAG GCTCTGGAAGTGATCCGGCAGCTGAAGGAGACCATGGAGATCCAGAGAGCCCACATGAGGCTGCGGTTGGTGCTGCCAGCCAAGGAGGCCAAGAGGCTGAAGGAGAAGCTGAAGCCTCTGCTGGAGGTCGTGGAGAGTGAAGACTTTGACGAGGAGCTGGAAATG gtgtgtctggtggATCCCGGCTTCTACAGGGAGATCGACGAGCTGATCCGCTGTGAGACTAGAGGCCGAGGTTCTCTGGAGGTTCTCAATCTGAAGGAtgtggaggagggagatgaGAAGTTCTAG
- the cldnj gene encoding claudin j: MALQELGISLSMIGFAGTVLICALPMWKVTAFIGTHLVVMQVFWEGLWMTCVSEYTGQMQCKLYDALLDLSPDLQAARGLICISLVLGCLGFLIFLLGARCTNCLSHPRIKARLVLSSGATFCLGALTTIVSVSWTAHSIISDFYNPRVPEVLKRELGAAIYIGFVTSGLLFLGGAILCTSCPPQRARFPTSGYTLARTPTHSSYAIKNYV, translated from the coding sequence ATGGCTCTGCAGGAGCTGGGTATCAGCCTCTCCATGATCGGCTTCGCTGGGACCGTCCTGATCTGCGCTCTGCCCATGTGGAAGGTGACCGCGTTCATCGGCACCCACCTGGTGGTCATGCAGGTGTTCTGGGAGGGTCTGTGGATGACGTGTGTCAGTGAGTACACGGGGCAGATGCAGTGTAAGCTCTACGACGCCCTGCTGGATCTGTCGCCGGACCTGCAGGCAGCTCGAGGCCTCATCTGCATCAGCCTGGTGCTGGGATGTTTGGGattcctcatcttcctcctgggAGCGCGCTGCACCAACTGCCTGAGCCACCCGAGGATCAAGGCTCGCTTGGTGCTGAGTTCGGGGGCCACCTTCTGTCTGGGAGCCCTGACCACTATAGTTTCTGTTTCCTGGACGGCCCACTCCATCATCAGCGACTTTTACAACCCGCGAGTCCCCGAGGTGCTGAAGAGGGAGCTTGGAGCGGCCATTTATATAGGCTTTGTAACCTCTGGGCTGCTGTTCTTGGGAGGAGCCATTCTGTGCACGAGCTGCCCCCCGCAGAGGGCCAGGTTCCCCACCAGTGGGTACACACTAGCCAggacacccacacacagcagCTACGCCATCAAGAACTACGTGTGA